Proteins from a single region of Hydrogenimonas thermophila:
- a CDS encoding pilus assembly FimT family protein, with product MKQAFTLIELIISIVVIGLAFSAIPLMLQQESKKEIENIKQEAVMIAIIKAGNILSYAWDEAIAEQRELGVKDKVLDVKNGLSKYDRYPDINSTYRIGHFKGDSRRSFYVNQIFASEELQMDINDTIPDDMDDLIGDIFISGDSTNEHEYKDKYKISTTMRYVQDYNMSMPSDNSTNIKEFTVTVKDSNENIITSITAFSTNIGQQDLLIRSWE from the coding sequence ATGAAGCAAGCTTTTACTCTAATAGAGTTGATAATATCAATTGTTGTTATCGGCCTGGCATTTTCTGCCATACCTTTGATGTTGCAACAAGAGAGTAAAAAGGAGATAGAAAATATTAAACAAGAAGCAGTTATGATAGCCATAATAAAAGCTGGTAATATTCTATCTTATGCTTGGGATGAAGCAATAGCTGAACAAAGAGAACTTGGAGTTAAAGATAAGGTTTTAGATGTTAAAAATGGTCTTTCTAAATACGATCGATACCCAGATATAAATTCAACTTACCGCATAGGACATTTTAAGGGTGATAGTCGCAGATCATTTTACGTAAATCAAATATTTGCATCAGAAGAACTTCAAATGGATATAAACGACACAATACCTGATGATATGGATGACTTGATAGGAGATATTTTTATTTCAGGCGATTCAACAAACGAACATGAATATAAGGATAAATATAAAATATCAACTACAATGCGTTATGTTCAAGACTATAATATGTCAATGCCATCTGATAACTCTACAAATATTAAAGAGTTTACTGTTACAGTTAAAGATAGTAATGAAAATATTATCACATCCATCACTGCTTTTAGCACAAATATTGGTCAACAAGATCTTCTTATACGATCATGGGAATAA
- a CDS encoding pyrroline-5-carboxylate reductase gives MKITIIGPGKMALALAKGLEKEHELTIVGRDGEKLLQFTEQLSKHAKTALLDKYEIDGQTVLLCVKPYALKDTSAHLKGKAKTLYSVLAGTDIASLKKAIKAEEYIRAMPNLSAEFFSSMTTLTGDKTKRDEAEQLFSSIGQTLWVESEKELDIATAIAGSGPAYLALVAEALADGGVKEGLKRSDAIKLVEGLFSGFSPLLKNNHPAIIKDAVMSPGGTTAAGYAALEEKSTRDAFIKAVQAAYNKTKK, from the coding sequence GTGAAAATTACCATCATTGGTCCTGGGAAAATGGCTCTAGCTCTGGCAAAAGGTTTGGAAAAAGAGCATGAACTCACCATTGTAGGACGAGATGGAGAGAAACTGTTACAGTTTACCGAACAGCTTTCAAAACATGCAAAAACAGCTCTTTTAGATAAATATGAGATAGATGGTCAAACAGTTTTACTATGTGTAAAACCATATGCACTTAAAGATACATCTGCGCATCTTAAAGGTAAAGCTAAAACTCTCTACTCAGTATTGGCAGGTACAGATATTGCAAGCCTTAAAAAAGCTATTAAAGCAGAAGAGTATATTAGAGCTATGCCAAATCTCTCAGCTGAATTTTTCTCATCTATGACTACTTTGACCGGTGATAAAACAAAAAGGGATGAAGCCGAACAACTATTTTCATCTATTGGGCAAACACTGTGGGTTGAAAGTGAAAAAGAGCTTGATATTGCAACAGCAATAGCAGGAAGCGGACCAGCATACCTAGCTTTGGTTGCAGAAGCATTAGCCGATGGAGGAGTCAAAGAGGGATTAAAACGATCAGATGCCATTAAACTGGTTGAAGGACTATTTTCAGGATTCTCCCCTCTTCTTAAAAACAATCATCCAGCCATAATAAAAGATGCAGTTATGAGTCCTGGCGGTACTACAGCAGCTGGTTATGCAGCACTCGAAGAAAAAAGTACACGTGACGCATTCATAAAAGCTGTCCAAGCAGCCTATAATAAAACCAAAAAATAG
- the fliW gene encoding flagellar assembly protein FliW, which produces MEYKAVLPIFGFDGCERVSLEQIDDIFFRMENLDDKSLPSFTLVMPTALRDDYNFDIPDHVVQKLQIENPEDVKVLNIMILNTPIETSHVNFMAPLLFNTKKGLMGQFVIEPKEGQNFGIADKLGDYIAKEDIS; this is translated from the coding sequence ATGGAATATAAAGCTGTACTGCCAATATTTGGTTTTGATGGTTGTGAAAGAGTTTCTCTTGAACAAATTGATGATATTTTTTTCCGAATGGAAAACTTGGATGACAAATCTTTGCCATCATTTACACTTGTAATGCCAACAGCACTCAGAGATGACTATAACTTTGATATTCCAGATCATGTTGTACAAAAATTACAAATAGAGAATCCTGAAGATGTAAAAGTACTCAATATTATGATCTTAAATACTCCTATAGAGACTTCCCATGTTAACTTTATGGCTCCTTTACTTTTTAATACAAAAAAAGGTTTAATGGGACAATTTGTTATAGAACCAAAAGAGGGACAAAATTTTGGCATTGCTGATAAACTTGGCGATTACATTGCAAAAGAAGATATTTCATAA
- a CDS encoding outer membrane protein assembly factor BamD — MFRNIIIFLIFGSVVIFNNGCSSKVEQEYEKPAIYWYQKLIRSVSSGNLEKADSYFTSLESEHISSPLIPEAMLILVQAHMDSEEYLLANFYLDEYIKRYGNRQNKEFAQYLKIKAAFLGLNSPRCDQKLILDTLKKAQSYIEKYPNGIYTPYVHTIQVRLEMTEYMMNESIAKLYKRRDKDKASKIYEEKNSKSRIKKGDIQPPANSWVDWLLY, encoded by the coding sequence ATGTTTCGTAATATTATAATTTTTTTAATTTTTGGTTCTGTTGTAATATTTAATAATGGGTGTTCTTCAAAAGTTGAACAGGAGTATGAAAAGCCTGCTATATATTGGTATCAGAAGTTAATACGCAGTGTTTCATCAGGAAATCTTGAAAAAGCAGATAGTTACTTTACATCTTTAGAGAGTGAACATATAAGTTCTCCGCTAATTCCTGAAGCAATGCTAATTTTAGTACAGGCTCATATGGATTCTGAAGAGTATCTATTGGCAAATTTCTATCTTGATGAGTATATTAAACGTTATGGAAATCGGCAAAATAAAGAGTTTGCTCAATATTTGAAAATAAAAGCTGCATTTTTAGGGTTAAACTCGCCACGTTGTGATCAGAAGTTAATACTTGATACACTCAAAAAAGCTCAAAGTTATATAGAAAAGTACCCAAATGGCATTTATACACCATACGTTCATACTATTCAAGTCAGACTTGAAATGACAGAATATATGATGAATGAGAGTATTGCTAAACTTTATAAAAGACGTGATAAAGATAAAGCATCTAAAATCTATGAAGAGAAAAATAGTAAAAGTCGTATTAAAAAAGGCGACATTCAGCCACCTGCAAATAGTTGGGTTGACTGGTTGTTATATTAG
- the lon gene encoding endopeptidase La produces MQLSDYSAFPAEIPILVEDDIFLYPFMISPIFLSDEKNVHAAVEAVDTNSLVLVCTTKPGQEGERTFDSIYDAGVVGSIMRKVTLPDGRIKVLFQGLARGKILEPVSESPLTAKVDIIQTKPYNELKIEALMEVLREKLKQLSSVSNQFPPDLLRTIEENHEPNRIADLISSTIKIKKEESYKLFIEEDIEKRLLLLIDIISEEIEASKLQKEIRSKVHSRIEKVNKEYFLKEQLKQIQQELGTDTQREEEIEEYYKKLEEKKPFMEKDAYKEVKKQIDRFARMHPDSADANLIQGYLDWVLEVPFGKHSKKHLKVEDVQKQLDKDHYSLKKPKERIVEYFSVRELAELRGVADKQIKGAILCFAGPPGVGKTSLANSIAKALKRKLVRIALGGLEDVNELRGHRRTYIGAMPGRIVQGLIDAGEMNPVMVLDEIDKVGRSMRGDPTSVLLEILDPEQNSEFRDYYLNFNIDLSQVIFIATANDIGAIPGPLRDRMEFIFLSSYTPQEKYEIAKRYLIPQELKKHALKKNEFSISKAALEMVIENYTREAGVRNLRRRVADMVRKAAKEILTNPEIGKVNVSVKNLKEFLDKPVFEIDPTDNVPTVGVVNGLAWTAVGGDVLKIESIKIKGKGGLQLTGSLGEVMKESARIALSVVKTQIDQGKLKIDESIIFKTPKEKEENIKLEPSEVYKRYDLHIHVPEGATPKDGPSAGITMATAIASILGEYKVRADVAMTGELTLTGKVLPIGGLKEKLIAADKAKMKKVLIPMKNYKRDLDDIPESVKENLEIVPVTRIEEVLKEALILE; encoded by the coding sequence ATGCAGTTAAGCGATTACAGCGCATTTCCTGCAGAGATACCCATTCTCGTAGAAGATGATATCTTTTTATACCCATTTATGATTTCACCAATTTTTTTGAGTGACGAAAAGAATGTACATGCAGCAGTTGAAGCAGTAGATACAAATTCTCTGGTTTTAGTTTGTACCACAAAGCCTGGGCAAGAGGGAGAGCGAACATTCGATTCTATATATGATGCCGGTGTAGTCGGCTCTATTATGCGTAAAGTTACACTACCTGACGGCAGAATAAAAGTTCTTTTTCAAGGGCTTGCAAGAGGTAAAATTCTTGAACCTGTAAGTGAATCTCCTCTTACTGCAAAAGTGGATATTATTCAAACAAAGCCATATAATGAACTTAAGATTGAAGCTCTTATGGAAGTATTGCGTGAAAAGCTAAAACAGCTTTCCAGTGTTTCCAATCAGTTTCCACCTGATCTTCTTCGTACAATAGAAGAGAATCATGAACCTAATCGAATAGCTGATCTAATATCTAGCACTATAAAGATAAAAAAAGAGGAGTCATATAAGCTTTTTATAGAAGAAGATATAGAAAAAAGACTTCTTTTGCTTATAGATATTATCAGTGAAGAGATTGAAGCTAGTAAACTTCAAAAAGAGATACGATCAAAAGTTCACAGCCGTATAGAGAAGGTAAATAAAGAGTATTTTCTAAAAGAGCAGTTAAAGCAGATTCAACAAGAGTTAGGTACTGATACTCAAAGAGAAGAGGAGATTGAAGAGTACTATAAAAAGCTTGAAGAGAAAAAGCCATTTATGGAGAAAGATGCATACAAAGAGGTTAAGAAGCAAATTGACCGTTTTGCACGTATGCATCCAGATTCAGCTGATGCCAACCTCATTCAAGGTTATCTTGACTGGGTTTTAGAGGTTCCATTTGGCAAACATTCTAAGAAACATCTTAAAGTTGAAGATGTTCAAAAACAGCTTGATAAAGATCACTACTCTCTTAAAAAACCAAAAGAGAGAATTGTCGAATACTTTTCTGTACGTGAATTAGCAGAGCTTAGAGGTGTGGCAGATAAGCAGATAAAAGGTGCTATTTTATGTTTTGCAGGACCTCCAGGTGTTGGTAAAACATCTTTGGCAAACTCTATTGCAAAAGCACTTAAAAGAAAATTGGTACGTATCGCACTTGGTGGTTTGGAAGATGTTAATGAGCTTAGAGGTCATAGACGTACATATATTGGAGCAATGCCGGGGCGAATTGTTCAAGGACTTATTGATGCAGGCGAGATGAACCCTGTAATGGTTCTTGATGAGATAGATAAAGTCGGCAGAAGTATGAGAGGTGATCCAACTTCGGTACTTCTTGAAATACTTGATCCAGAGCAAAACAGTGAATTTCGTGACTACTATTTGAACTTTAATATTGACCTTAGTCAGGTTATATTTATTGCAACGGCTAATGATATTGGAGCTATTCCAGGACCATTACGTGACAGAATGGAGTTTATTTTCCTTAGCAGTTACACACCGCAAGAGAAGTATGAGATTGCCAAGCGTTATTTGATTCCTCAAGAGTTAAAAAAACATGCTCTGAAAAAAAATGAGTTTTCCATCTCTAAAGCAGCTCTTGAAATGGTGATTGAAAACTATACCCGTGAAGCAGGAGTACGTAATTTGCGCCGAAGAGTTGCAGATATGGTACGTAAAGCTGCAAAAGAGATTTTGACCAATCCGGAGATTGGAAAAGTAAATGTAAGTGTTAAAAATTTAAAAGAGTTTTTAGATAAGCCTGTATTTGAGATTGATCCAACAGACAATGTTCCTACTGTAGGCGTAGTAAATGGATTGGCTTGGACTGCAGTAGGTGGTGATGTTTTAAAAATAGAGAGTATCAAGATAAAAGGCAAAGGCGGACTACAGCTTACAGGTAGCCTTGGTGAGGTTATGAAAGAGTCTGCACGTATTGCACTAAGTGTTGTTAAGACTCAAATTGACCAAGGAAAACTGAAAATAGATGAGTCTATTATTTTTAAAACACCTAAAGAGAAGGAAGAGAATATTAAATTAGAGCCAAGTGAAGTCTATAAAAGATATGATCTTCACATTCACGTTCCTGAAGGTGCTACTCCAAAAGATGGACCTAGTGCAGGTATTACAATGGCAACCGCAATAGCCTCAATATTGGGAGAGTACAAAGTACGTGCTGATGTAGCAATGACAGGTGAACTTACATTGACAGGTAAAGTTCTTCCTATAGGCGGATTAAAAGAGAAGCTGATTGCAGCAGATAAAGCGAAAATGAAAAAAGTACTTATTCCAATGAAAAACTATAAGCGAGATTTAGATGATATTCCTGAAAGTGTAAAAGAGAATTTAGAGATAGTTCCTGTTACACGAATTGAAGAGGTCTTAAAAGAGGCATTAATTCTTGAGTAA
- a CDS encoding GGDEF domain-containing protein: MYNRRKINELLKIEFNKAKRYGVDFCVAIMDIDFFKSVNDEHGHSCGDNVLKQFSELVKNSIRDTDIFGRWGGEEFILIFTHSNLENAFLKCEHLRETIENRKFDNINITCSIGLVAYNKSYGSVDDLLEKSDQALYKAKESGRNKVMVFK, translated from the coding sequence TTGTATAATAGAAGAAAAATTAATGAATTATTAAAAATAGAGTTTAATAAAGCTAAAAGATATGGTGTAGATTTTTGTGTAGCAATTATGGATATAGATTTTTTTAAAAGTGTTAATGATGAACATGGGCATAGTTGTGGAGACAATGTGCTTAAACAATTTTCTGAATTAGTAAAAAATTCAATAAGAGATACAGATATATTTGGAAGATGGGGTGGAGAAGAGTTTATTTTAATATTTACACATTCAAATTTAGAAAATGCTTTCTTAAAATGTGAACATTTAAGAGAAACTATAGAAAATCGTAAATTTGATAATATAAATATTACTTGTAGTATAGGGTTGGTAGCATATAATAAATCTTATGGCAGTGTTGATGATTTACTGGAAAAATCTGATCAGGCACTATATAAAGCAAAAGAGTCAGGTAGAAATAAAGTAATGGTTTTTAAGTAA
- the uvrC gene encoding excinuclease ABC subunit UvrC, with protein sequence MLTTLKNLPDKPGVYQYFDKDRKLLYVGKAKSLKKRVKSYFRFTPELAPAQKLSPRIYNMVSQIAHIETIVTNSESDALLLENSLIKQLRPKYNILLRDDKTYPYLYIDLSEPFARLELTRKVVKGNKVKYFGPFPNGSKAILSSIYELVPLVQKKSCIKGKKACLFHQIKRCMAPCEGKISQKEYSKLIDEAIGYIHNKKALLTELEKRMEKYAEQLRFEEAAQIRDRIEAIKKIEEVSTTDIAKLEDLDIFTVAFDETRGVVVRLFMREGKIVSSSHTYIEEIEEQIGEEEIEAIYRRTILEFYTAETPFTARSILTAHSLSDRDELESILSERFGKRIHLHHPKRGEKKRLIDLGLQNATELLRQKRSKPQSDILERIKSLLNLTSKPTRVEVYDNSHLMGTATVGAMVVYDNEKWDKASYRHYNLNAKDEYHQMQEMLTRRIESFSETPPPDLWVIDGGETLRVLAENLLKNAGVNLPVVGVAKEKIDAKAHRAKGSAKDILYTEDGELRLQPTDTRLQWFQRLRDEAHRFAISFHKKQRLKKEKTISLLEVNGIGPAKVKRLLDFFGTFEEIKKANFETLCKVLSTKDAKTLIDFFKNFT encoded by the coding sequence ATGCTTACAACACTAAAAAACTTACCAGACAAACCAGGGGTATATCAATATTTCGATAAAGATAGAAAACTTCTTTATGTAGGAAAAGCAAAATCACTTAAAAAGCGTGTAAAAAGCTACTTTAGGTTTACTCCTGAGTTGGCACCTGCTCAAAAACTTAGTCCTAGAATCTACAATATGGTCTCACAAATTGCGCATATTGAGACAATAGTTACAAATAGTGAGAGCGATGCTCTTTTGCTTGAAAATTCACTAATAAAGCAACTTAGACCAAAGTATAATATTCTTCTGCGTGATGATAAGACATACCCTTATCTCTATATTGATCTAAGTGAACCTTTTGCAAGATTGGAGTTAACACGTAAAGTAGTTAAAGGTAATAAAGTAAAATATTTTGGACCTTTTCCTAATGGATCAAAAGCTATTCTTTCATCTATTTATGAGCTTGTTCCATTAGTTCAAAAAAAATCTTGTATTAAGGGTAAAAAGGCTTGTCTCTTTCATCAAATCAAACGGTGTATGGCTCCTTGTGAAGGGAAAATTAGTCAAAAAGAGTACTCAAAACTCATAGATGAAGCTATCGGCTATATTCATAATAAAAAGGCTCTATTGACTGAACTTGAAAAGAGAATGGAAAAGTATGCTGAGCAACTTCGGTTTGAAGAGGCAGCACAGATTAGAGATCGTATAGAAGCAATTAAAAAAATTGAAGAGGTGAGCACTACAGATATAGCTAAACTTGAAGATTTAGATATATTCACCGTAGCTTTTGATGAGACAAGAGGGGTTGTAGTGCGTCTCTTTATGAGAGAAGGAAAGATTGTATCATCAAGTCATACATATATTGAAGAGATAGAAGAGCAAATAGGTGAAGAAGAGATTGAGGCTATATATAGAAGAACTATACTAGAGTTTTACACAGCTGAGACACCTTTTACGGCTCGTTCTATCTTAACTGCTCACAGCTTGAGTGATAGAGATGAACTTGAATCTATTTTATCTGAAAGATTTGGTAAACGCATACATTTGCACCACCCAAAACGTGGAGAGAAAAAACGTTTAATAGACCTTGGATTGCAAAATGCCACTGAACTTTTAAGACAGAAACGCAGCAAACCTCAATCTGATATTCTTGAGCGTATTAAGTCACTTCTAAATCTTACTAGCAAACCTACACGTGTAGAAGTTTACGACAACTCACATTTGATGGGAACTGCTACAGTAGGAGCGATGGTGGTTTATGATAATGAGAAATGGGACAAAGCATCATATAGGCACTATAACTTAAATGCTAAAGATGAATATCATCAGATGCAAGAGATGTTAACAAGGCGAATAGAGTCATTTAGTGAAACACCACCTCCAGATTTATGGGTTATAGATGGTGGAGAGACATTAAGGGTATTGGCAGAGAATCTACTAAAAAATGCAGGAGTAAACCTTCCTGTTGTAGGAGTTGCAAAAGAGAAAATTGATGCAAAAGCCCACCGTGCAAAAGGTTCAGCAAAAGATATACTCTACACTGAAGATGGAGAATTAAGACTTCAACCAACCGATACACGTCTTCAATGGTTTCAGAGGCTACGTGATGAAGCCCATCGTTTCGCAATATCATTTCATAAAAAACAGCGTCTTAAAAAAGAGAAGACTATATCTTTACTTGAAGTTAATGGTATAGGGCCAGCAAAAGTGAAACGGCTTTTAGACTTTTTTGGAACATTTGAAGAGATTAAGAAAGCAAATTTTGAAACTCTTTGTAAAGTACTATCTACTAAAGATGCCAAGACTTTAATAGATTTTTTTAAAAACTTTACTTAA
- a CDS encoding L-aspartate oxidase encodes MKYDVIIIGAGIAGLYASLHIPKEKNVLILCKDIPWECNTFYAQGGVAAAVDESDIESHIEDTLRAGAGQCKREAVEIMVNESLQVIPDLISRGFSFDTDDSGKLLYTKEAAHSRPRILHAGGDATGRYLHEFLMRANPHPLIYNVRVFDLLRSGDTCYGLRALINNQINELYADNIIIASGGVGSLYAYHTNSRTISSDIHGICLERGIKLDMMEMMQFHPTVFVDNPWARKQLLTEALRGEGAQIVDESGKRFLLDYDERGELAPRDIVSRAIFDYKKRTGSEIYLKMDMFDEEFFAHRFPNIKKAMKAVGFDLPKDLVPISPAFHYAIGGIVSDLDGAVGGLENLYVIGEAASTGVHGANRLASNSLLEGLVFARRAALKIVEKDYKWNHKPPFAEFKGNLVEKDDTILKQRLRRTMWQEVGIVRTRSGLERALDFVDDVQHLTIGRLLALRLKTARMIIESALARKESVGAHYIINE; translated from the coding sequence ATGAAGTATGATGTTATTATAATTGGTGCTGGTATTGCTGGTTTATATGCATCATTGCATATACCAAAAGAGAAAAATGTACTAATTTTATGTAAAGATATTCCTTGGGAGTGTAATACTTTCTATGCTCAAGGAGGTGTTGCTGCAGCAGTTGATGAATCAGACATAGAGTCACATATAGAAGATACTCTTCGCGCAGGGGCAGGTCAATGTAAGCGTGAAGCAGTAGAGATTATGGTAAATGAGAGTCTTCAAGTTATTCCTGACCTTATATCTAGAGGTTTCTCATTTGATACAGATGACTCAGGTAAACTTCTTTATACAAAAGAAGCGGCTCACTCTCGCCCTAGAATTCTACATGCAGGAGGAGATGCAACTGGGCGGTATTTGCATGAATTCTTAATGCGAGCCAATCCGCATCCTCTAATTTACAATGTTCGTGTATTTGATCTGCTTCGTTCAGGTGATACTTGTTATGGTTTAAGAGCACTTATTAATAATCAGATAAACGAACTTTATGCAGATAACATTATCATAGCAAGCGGAGGAGTAGGAAGTCTTTACGCTTACCATACAAACTCAAGAACAATAAGCTCTGATATTCATGGAATCTGTTTAGAGCGTGGTATTAAGCTTGATATGATGGAGATGATGCAGTTCCATCCTACTGTTTTTGTTGACAATCCTTGGGCGCGTAAACAGCTCTTAACTGAAGCCTTACGAGGAGAGGGAGCGCAAATTGTAGATGAATCTGGCAAAAGATTTTTGTTAGATTATGATGAACGTGGAGAATTGGCTCCAAGAGATATTGTCAGCCGTGCAATATTTGATTATAAAAAAAGAACAGGCAGTGAAATATATCTTAAGATGGATATGTTTGATGAAGAGTTTTTCGCTCACCGTTTTCCAAATATTAAAAAGGCAATGAAAGCAGTAGGGTTTGATCTTCCTAAAGATTTAGTTCCTATTTCACCAGCTTTTCATTATGCAATAGGCGGTATAGTAAGTGATTTGGATGGTGCAGTAGGAGGGTTGGAAAACCTTTATGTTATTGGTGAAGCTGCCTCTACAGGTGTGCATGGTGCTAATAGATTGGCAAGTAACTCTTTACTTGAAGGGCTTGTTTTTGCTCGCCGTGCTGCTTTAAAAATAGTTGAGAAAGATTATAAGTGGAATCATAAGCCTCCATTTGCAGAATTTAAGGGCAATTTAGTTGAAAAAGATGATACAATTTTAAAACAGCGTTTAAGGCGTACGATGTGGCAAGAGGTTGGCATTGTTAGAACACGTTCAGGCTTGGAGCGCGCTTTGGATTTTGTAGATGATGTACAGCATCTAACAATTGGCAGACTGCTGGCACTTCGTCTAAAAACAGCACGTATGATTATTGAGAGTGCCTTGGCTAGAAAAGAGTCGGTTGGGGCACACTATATCATCAATGAGTAA
- the nhaD gene encoding sodium:proton antiporter NhaD codes for MHEATFHLTTTWVGIIDLFIFIVAYYFIATEEKYEINKAKPALFAGTFMFMLIGVYFATNGMDPEPMHEEMQKLILEIAEIFFFLFVAMTFIETLIERRVFDVMKYKLVSKGYSYKKLFWLTGLLAFFISPVADNLTTALILSTVLYTIDKTNRDFLVAGAINIVVAANAGGAWSPFGDITTLMAWTAGKGEFVDFLFLFVPSIASWLFTGWLLSRYVPDGEPHFDAATEEAPTMKDGGKTVIWLGASTIAIAVIGHQLFHFPAMWGMMFGLSLLKLHSFRLTKKGKDGYDIFVNMKKIENDTLLFFFGILSAVGALHFLGYLDYIHDLYGIVGATAANIGVGFISAIVDNVPVMSAILKASPEMGIDQWLLVTLTAGIGGSLISFGSAAGVGVMGRLRGIYTFGAHIKLAWTVLAGYILAMVLWYIQFEIMGLY; via the coding sequence ATGCATGAAGCTACGTTTCATTTGACTACTACTTGGGTAGGCATTATCGATCTGTTTATATTCATTGTTGCATACTATTTTATTGCAACAGAAGAGAAATATGAGATTAATAAGGCTAAACCTGCACTTTTTGCTGGTACATTTATGTTTATGCTTATAGGTGTCTATTTCGCAACTAATGGAATGGACCCTGAGCCTATGCATGAAGAGATGCAAAAGCTTATTTTGGAAATTGCTGAAATATTCTTTTTCCTATTCGTTGCAATGACATTTATTGAGACACTAATAGAAAGACGTGTCTTTGATGTAATGAAGTATAAACTTGTCTCAAAAGGCTACAGTTACAAAAAACTCTTTTGGCTAACAGGTCTGCTGGCATTTTTCATATCTCCAGTGGCAGATAACCTAACAACAGCTTTGATTCTTTCAACAGTTCTTTATACAATTGATAAAACAAACAGAGACTTTTTGGTAGCTGGTGCCATAAACATTGTTGTTGCCGCAAATGCTGGTGGTGCGTGGAGTCCATTTGGCGATATTACAACTCTTATGGCTTGGACAGCAGGAAAAGGTGAGTTTGTAGATTTTCTATTCTTGTTTGTGCCTTCAATTGCCAGTTGGTTGTTTACAGGATGGCTTCTGTCTCGCTATGTACCAGATGGTGAACCTCATTTTGATGCAGCAACAGAGGAAGCACCAACTATGAAAGATGGTGGAAAAACAGTTATTTGGCTAGGTGCCTCAACAATTGCCATTGCTGTAATAGGTCATCAGCTATTCCACTTCCCTGCTATGTGGGGTATGATGTTTGGTCTTTCACTTTTAAAATTACACTCTTTTAGATTAACTAAAAAAGGTAAAGATGGGTATGATATTTTTGTAAATATGAAAAAGATAGAGAATGATACTCTTCTCTTCTTCTTCGGTATTCTCTCTGCAGTCGGTGCATTACACTTTTTAGGATATTTGGATTATATTCATGATCTATACGGCATAGTAGGAGCAACTGCAGCAAATATTGGTGTTGGATTTATTTCAGCTATTGTAGATAACGTTCCTGTTATGAGTGCAATTTTGAAAGCTAGCCCTGAAATGGGTATAGACCAGTGGCTTTTGGTAACTCTAACAGCAGGAATTGGCGGTAGTCTTATTAGTTTTGGTTCAGCAGCTGGTGTAGGTGTAATGGGTCGCTTACGCGGTATATATACTTTTGGTGCTCATATTAAACTTGCATGGACAGTATTGGCTGGCTATATTTTAGCCATGGTGTTATGGTATATTCAATTTGAAATAATGGGACTCTATTAA